Below is a genomic region from Gemmatimonadales bacterium.
GAAACCATCTCCCGGGCGGCGCTACGGCCGGCCAGCGCGAGCACCGCGTTCGCGATGACGAGGATGATGCGCACTTCGGTCGGACCGAGCTTTCCGTAGGCGATCCGGAAGACGCCGAAGACCGCCGATTCGAGGTACACGTTGATGGAAAGGGCGAGATAGGCCACCACCAGGAGGAGCGCCACCTCGAGGTCCACCCACGGCGACAGCCCGATGCCGACGCCGATCGCGGCGGTGGACACCGCGTCCACGATGTGGTCGAGATAGTAGCCGTACTTCGGCCGCTCCTGGTGCCGGACGCGCGCCAGCGTCCCGTCCAGGCTATCGCCGAACCAGTTGACCGCGATCATGAGGCTCGCGGCCCAGAGCCACCCGGCGTGGAGACCCGAGAGTGCGTATGCCACGCCCGCGCCCGCCGCGCCGGCGACGCCGAGCGCCGTGAGCGCGTCGGACGTGACGCAGCCCGGCAGCGCGCCCGCGATGCGCCGGAGCAGCCGGCGCTCGGGGTCGGCAAGAAGGAACGTCAGTTCACGCTTCGCGTCGGACATCGTTGCCTCCCTGAAGGGTCTCGCGCCGGCCGCGCCGAAGCGCTACCGCCGCACCGAGGATGACCGCCGCCACCGCTCCGGTCGCCAGCAGCTGGCCGCCGGTGAGCGGTATGACGGTGC
It encodes:
- a CDS encoding CDP-alcohol phosphatidyltransferase family protein encodes the protein MSDAKRELTFLLADPERRLLRRIAGALPGCVTSDALTALGVAGAAGAGVAYALSGLHAGWLWAASLMIAVNWFGDSLDGTLARVRHQERPKYGYYLDHIVDAVSTAAIGVGIGLSPWVDLEVALLLVVAYLALSINVYLESAVFGVFRIAYGKLGPTEVRIILVIANAVLALAGRSAAREMVSLVTNLGATVLAVAMLGVLMARFASNLHRLGRMEPLPRT